Genomic window (Cellulosilyticum lentocellum DSM 5427):
ACAATAACAGGTGCATTTAATGGAATGGGTAGGACGTACTTACCTAATTTCACAAGTATACTATTAACAGGGGCACGCATACCATTAGCAATAATACTATGTAGACCATTAGGATTAGATGGTGTGTGGTGGAGTATAAGTATAACTAGTATTATAAAAGGTATTGTTTTGGCAAGCACTTATCTGTATTTAAAACATAAGGATAAGTTAATAAGATTAGATAACAAGTTAATTATTTAAAAAGTGAACTCTTCTGCTTTATTAAATAGAGGCATCTTCACATTATAGCTTTTAAAAGACTATTTTATGAGGAACTATTTATAAAGTGGTAGAGTCTTTTTATTAAAAGAGAGAAGAAAAATGAGGGATAGATAGAAAGAATGAGGTATTAAGGAGTATATTTATAGAATCCATTTATATTTCATAAAGAAACTCTAAAAAGTTAAAAAAAAGTATTGACTTCTTATTAGTAATACTGTAATATTATACGAGTCGGCAGCGAAAAAAGCTGCTAACAAAAGGCATTAAGCCTTGATAAACAAACAACAAATGAACTTTGAAAACAAAATAGTAACTATAAACCAGTCGATTCATTACGTCTCTAATAAGAGATGAGAATCAGTACAACTTGTACTAAGTAAAATAGTCAGTAGTAGAAATACTACACGGACAAACTTTTTTATGAGAGTTTGATCCTGGCTCAGGATGAACGCTGGCGGCGTGCTTAACACATGCAAGTCGAACGAAGTGATAGGAGCTTGCTCCTAGAACTTAGTGGCGGACGGGTGAGTAACGCGTGGGTAACCTGCCCTATGCAGGGGATAACGTTTGGAAACGAACGCTAATACCGCATAAACTATCGGTAATCGCATGATTATTATAGTAAAGATTTATCGGCATAGGATGGACCCGCGTTGGATTAGCTAGTTGGTGAGATAACAGCCCACCAAGGCGACGATCCATAGCCGGCCTGAGAGGGTGAACGGCCACATTGGGACTGAGACACGGCCCAAACTCCTACGGGAGGCAGCAGTGGGGAATATTGCACAATGGGCGCAAGCCTGATGCAGCGACGCCGCGTGAAGGAAGAAGGTCTTCGGATTGTAAACTTCTATCAGCAGGGAAGAAAAAATGACGGTACCTGACTAAGAAGCTCCGGCTAACTACGTGCCAGCAGCCGCGGTAATACGTAGGGAGCGAGCGTTATCCGGATTTACTGGGTGTAAAGGGTGCGTAGGCGGTTTGTTAAGTCAGAAGTGAAATTTAGGGGCTCAACCTCTAAGCTGCTTCTGAAACTGATGAACTAGAGTGTGGGAGAGGAAAGTGGAATTCCGAGTGTAGCGGTGAAATGCGTAGAGATTCGGAGGAACACCAGTAGCGAAGGCGGCTTTCTGGACCATAACTGACGCTGAGGCACGAAAGCGTGGGGAGCAAACAGGATTAGATACCCTGGTAGTCCACGCTGTAAACGATGAATGCTAGGTGTCGGGGCTTACGGGTCTCGGTGCCGAAGTTAACACATTAAGCATTCCACCTGGGAAGTACGATCGCAAGATTGAAACTCAAAGGAATTGACGGGGACCCGCACAAGCGGTGGAGCATGTGGTTTAATTCGAAGCAACGCGAAGAACCTTACCTAAACTTGACATCCCGATGATCGGTCTTTAATCGGACCTTTCCTAGCTTGCTAGGACATTGGTGACAGGTGGTGCATGGTTGTCGTCAGCTCGTGTCGTGAGATGTTGGGTTAAGTCCCGCAACGAGCGCAACCCCTATCTTTAGTAGCCAGCATTAAGTTGGGCACTCTAGAGAGACTGCCAGGGATAACTTGGAGGAAGGTGGGGATGACGTCAAATCATCATGCCCCTTATGTTTAGGGCTACACACGTGCTACAATGGCTGCTACAAAGGGAAGCGATCTCGCGAGAGTCAGCAAACCTCAAAAAAGCAGTCCCAGTTCGGATTGTAGTCTGCAACTCGACTACATGAAGTTGGAATCGCTAGTAATCGCGAATCAGAATGTCGCGGTGAATACGTTCCCGGGTCTTGTACACACCGCCCGTCACACCATGGGAGTTGGGGGGGCCCAACGCCGGTGACCCAACCCTTCGGGGAGGGAGCCGTCTAAGGCAAAACCAATAACTGGGGTGAAGTCGTAACAAGGTAGCCGTATCGGAAGGTGCGGCTGGATCACCTCCTTTCTAAGGATAGAAATCGAAGGTTTAATAGTTACTGTTTTGTTTTGAAAGTTTGTTTGTGAACGATATTTAACGATATGATAAATAGGCGTAAGCTCAGTGCTTACGCCTATTTTATTTGTTCCAAACTAGTATTTAATCAATATAATTTTGGAGGCTTAGTTACTGTGATCCGTAGTACCGTTCCCTAGGATACCTAGAGCATAATAACAAGACCTAGAAAAAGTATTCAGTTGACTATTTACCAGTAGGGAACTCATAAAATCAAACCATGTTAGGGGCCCGAATGACTTTATGCTTTGGTTGGTGTAAAAAGTTGAAGTAGTCGAATAAGATAGCTCACTTACTAACCAAGACTTACATGACCGCAAGGGGAGGAGCTGACTACAAAAGTAGCTGAGAGGTATCTCTTGGGGTGCTAAAAAGAAAAGGTTGTTAGTTTAGTTTGAAATCTTATTTACTTCACTTATATATATGTGAGTAGGAGGAATTATCCCTAAATAAATTTTAAAATTCTTTAGGGTAATGTTTAAAAACGGATGAGTAATTATCATCTTTATAGGAGTTAACGTTTTTGCGCCTTAGGATGAAAAATATATTAAAAATTTTTCTTATCATATTATAAAGAAGCAACAAGAAAGTCTATTTTGCTATACAAAGATATCTAATATAATGTAAAAAATAGGGGGATGAGAAAAATGAAGATAAAGGAAATATTTATTATATATCTTAGCATAAGCATAGGAGCATTAACAGGCTGCAATGTGCAAGAAAAAACATCTCAAGACATAACCGTTCAAGTTACGGAAGAAAAGACAGTAGTAAAAGACGGAGATGGGATAGGGGCTAATAAAGCGTTAATTTCACAGGAACCTGATGCAGAGAAAAATGTTATCTTAAATCAGTTGGGATATTTGCCTAATGATATAAAAAAGGTTGTTTTTAGAGGTGAAAAAGTAGGGGAAAAGTTTAGCGTTATTTCAATAAATACTAATGAAATTGTGTATACAGGAGAAGTGGGTAATAAAATCTATAGCCCAGCAGCAGATGAGACTAATTATATAGGAGATTTTTCTGAAGTTACTAAGGAAGGTGTATATAAAATTATCACCGATATGTCAGGAGAATCTTATCAATTTAAAATAGGTCAAGGAATTTACAAAGAGGCATTTGAAGATGCATTAAGGTTTTTCTATTTACAAAGATGTGGGCAGGATATTTCAAAGGAATATGGAGATACGTGGGCTCATCAGGCTTGTCATACTGAAATGGCAACAATATATGGTAGTGATAAAAAAATAGATGTTTCTGGAGGTTGGCATGATGCAGGTGATTATGGACGTTATGTGGTAGCAACGTCTAAAGCGGTGGCGGATTTGCTTTTGGCGTATGAAACTAATAAGGAAGCTTTTGATGATAATCTCAATATACCGGAAAGTGGAAATGGTATACCTGATGTATTAGATGAAGCTAGATATCAACTTGTATGGCTTTTAAAGATGCAGAACCAAGAGAATGGAGGAGTATATCATAAGGTGACAGGAGCTAACTTTCCAGGGTATATCATGCCACAGCTGGAAATATCAGACCTTATTGTTTGTCCAATTTCAACTACGGCTACCGGAGATTTTGCAGCTGTGATGGCTATGGGACATGAAGCTTATAAAGAAATAGATAGTGAACTAGCAGATGAATGTCTTAGGGCAGCACAAAAAGCATGGGTATATCTGGAGCAGGCTCCTAATAGTAATTTTAAAAATCCAACAGGCATTCTGACTGGTGAGTATGGAGATAGCAATGATTTAGATGAAAGACTATGGGCCGCAGTAGAGTTATTTAAAGTAACTAATGATGAAAAATATCATGATAAGATAAAAGGGATTGTAAAAGATATAAATAGACTTGATTGTAGATACGGCTGGCAAGGTGTGGCCGAATATGCTATTGATACTTATATTAATCTACCAAATGCAGATGATGGAGTACTTCAGGTTTTAAAAGAGAATCTAAAGATGACAGGGGACTTTTTTCTTTCTGCAGCAAAACAAGATGGATATAATGTGTATAATAAAGAGGATATATATTACTGGGGAAGTAATATGAATGTACTAAGTTTAGCGCTTCTTTATGCACATGCCAGTGAGATATTTGATGAACAGGAATATATAGAATATGCTAATGAACAGATCAATTATTGTTTTGGAAAAAATCCAATGGCTATGTCTTATGTAACAGGATATGGAACAGTGTATCCTAAATTCCCTCACCATAGACCTTCTGTAGCCCAGGAAAAGACGATTCCAGGTATGATTGTAGGAGGACCTAATACAGGAAGAGAAGATAATATTGCTAAACAAGATTTAGAAGCAGCACCAGCTACTAAATGCTACATTGATAATAGAGAGAGTTACTCAACAAATGAAGTCGATATTTATTGGAATTCTACACTGATTTATGCATTGGCAAAACTAGGAAGAGTATAAGAAAATTATAGGTGTTAATGTAATAATATTTTAATACTTAGGAAGTTAAGAAGAATATTGTTATGTAAAAAAATAAACATATCATAAATGTGATATGTTTATTTTTAAATGAAATGATTGAATATAGGTTAGCTTGTTTATAATTTAAACAAAGAAAACAAAATCTAAGGAATTATCTTAAAAGATAAGATGTTCTTCTGTTAAAGGTGTGGTTTGAGAATTGATTTGGACAGCTTTGATAAGTTTAAAAAGTTCTCTTTTAGTATATTCTGTTTGACGATCAAAAGAGCGCATACTCATATAGCCAGCAAGCACACATAGGGCTACTAAGGGTAAGAAGACTAGATCCATAAAAAGAGACTGAGGAGCTACAATTGTTAAAACAATAGCTGTCAGAAATAAAATCATCCCAATTATACATTCGATGTAGAATAAAGCTAATGTAATCGGATGAAATCGTTGTTCAATATGGATGATATGGTCATCTTCGGCATTCTTAGTTCCTATTGTAATAAGGTTAAAGCCACTTCTTTTATTAAGATTACTTTTTCGATGTAATACCTTATAAATTTCAAAATGTCCTTCGCCAACATTGCTAATAAAGGGACAGTGCCTTTTATCAAATATGCTTTCTGTAGTTTGATTACTGAGAGTATTTTTAACCTCATCAAAGGATAAACAAGAGTATACTGTAAAAGTCCTAGAGGGTATAAATTTCATATAATTACCTCCTTTAAATAATAATTCTTCATAGTGAGATTATAACAGAAGTTAAGTGTGTTTTAGTGTTAAGATGTCATAAAGCTTGTAATAAGGGGTTTGGTACAAACTATCATAAAAGAGTATGCTATTAATATAAGTATAGTGCATAAAATATTGAGTATATCTGTAAAAAGCGTATTAATAAAATTAAAGGGAGAGACTATAGGAGGAAAGACATTGAATATTAGTGAAATAGCAAAGATAGCAGGCGTATCTAGTGCAACAGTATCTAGATATTTAAATAATGGGTATGTAAGTGAAGATAAAAAAGAAAAGATAAGAATGATTATAGAG
Coding sequences:
- a CDS encoding glycoside hydrolase family 9 protein, whose product is MKIKEIFIIYLSISIGALTGCNVQEKTSQDITVQVTEEKTVVKDGDGIGANKALISQEPDAEKNVILNQLGYLPNDIKKVVFRGEKVGEKFSVISINTNEIVYTGEVGNKIYSPAADETNYIGDFSEVTKEGVYKIITDMSGESYQFKIGQGIYKEAFEDALRFFYLQRCGQDISKEYGDTWAHQACHTEMATIYGSDKKIDVSGGWHDAGDYGRYVVATSKAVADLLLAYETNKEAFDDNLNIPESGNGIPDVLDEARYQLVWLLKMQNQENGGVYHKVTGANFPGYIMPQLEISDLIVCPISTTATGDFAAVMAMGHEAYKEIDSELADECLRAAQKAWVYLEQAPNSNFKNPTGILTGEYGDSNDLDERLWAAVELFKVTNDEKYHDKIKGIVKDINRLDCRYGWQGVAEYAIDTYINLPNADDGVLQVLKENLKMTGDFFLSAAKQDGYNVYNKEDIYYWGSNMNVLSLALLYAHASEIFDEQEYIEYANEQINYCFGKNPMAMSYVTGYGTVYPKFPHHRPSVAQEKTIPGMIVGGPNTGREDNIAKQDLEAAPATKCYIDNRESYSTNEVDIYWNSTLIYALAKLGRV